CTCAGTGGTAAAATCCTGCGTGGCGGAGCTGCGTGAAACGCGCTGGCTGGATCGCCAGTCGCGGCAGATGGTGCGGGTACGCATCGGCGCGGCCATCTCGCAGGCGATGCCAGGTGCCACCATGCTGGCGCTGCCGGTGCTCGGGCAAATCGTCCTGCTGTGCTACGGCGGCTGGTCAGTCATGCACGGGCACATCGATCTCGGCACCTTCGTGGCGTTTGCCAGCTTCCTCGCGATGCTGACCGGGCCAACCCGTGTACTGGCATCGTTTCTGGTTATCGCCCAGCGCACCCAGGCGTCCGTGGAGCGCGTGTTTGCTCTGATCGACACCCGTTCGCAGATGGAAGACGGGACGGAGGCGGTTAACGGCCAGGTTATCGGGCTGCAACTGGAGAATATGAGCTTCGACTACCGTGGCGGCAGACGCATCCTCAGCGATGTCTCCTTTTCCCTGCACGCCGGTGAAACCGTGGCGGTAGTGGGTGCATCGGGTTCCGGGAAATCCACGCTGCTGATGCTGCTGGCGCGTTTTTACGATCCCAGCGCCGGAGAGATATGGCTCAACACCAGCGCAGGCCGACAGAACCTCCGCGATCTCAGGCTGGAGGCGCTTCGTCGTCGGGTAGGCGTTGTGTTTGAGGATGCTTTTCTGTTTGCCGGTACGGTGGCGGAAAATATCGCCTACGGGCACCCTCAGGCAACGGCGGACGACATTCGCCTCGCAGCTAGGGCAGCAGGAGCCAGCGATTTTATCAACGCCCTGCCGAAAGGCTTCGATACCCAATTAACCGAACGCGGTACAAATCTTTCCGGCGGACAGAGGCAGCGAATCGCGCTGGCGCGGGCGCTCATTACCGCGCCGGAAGTGTTGATCCTCGATGACACCACCTCGGCGGTCGATGCCGGTACTGAAGCGGAGATCAACACCGCGCTGAGTCGCTATGCTGACGAAAAGCATATGCTGCTGGTGATTGCCCGACGCCGCTCGACGCTTCAGTTAGCCAGCCGGATTGTGGTGCTGGATAAAGGCCGGGTGGTGGACACCGGAACCCAGGCAGAACTTGAAGCGCGCTGTCCGGCGTTCCGCGCGCTGATGACCGGCGACAGCGATTTCCTCGCGCCTTCCCACAGTGGGCCTAACGGATTGTGGCCGACCGTACCAGCGGCGCAAGACGATGCGGCGCAGACGGGGGATAAAGGCTTTGTCGCCCGTATGACGCGCGTGCCGGAACATGCAGTACAGCAGGTGCTGGCCGGTAAAGGCCGCAAAGTCACGTCGCTGCTGAAGCCCGTGGCGTGGATGTTCGTCATCGCCGCCCTGCTGATCGCCCTCGATTCGGCGGCAGGCGTCGGGGTACTGATACTGCTGCAGCGCGGCATTGACTCCGGCGTTGCCACAGGCGATATGTCGACTATCGGCCTCTGTGCCCTATTCGCCCTGTGCCTGGTGGCCGTGAGCTGGTGCTGTTATTCACTACAGACTGTCTTCGCCGCCAGAGCGGCAGAGTCAGTCCAGCATACGGTGCGCTTGCGCAGCTTCGGCCATATGCTGCGTCTTGGTCTCCCCTGGCATGAAAAGCATGTCGATTCGCGTCTGACCCGCATGACCGTAGATGTGGACTCGCTCGCCCGCTTTCTGCAAAACGGCCTTGCCAGTGCAGCCACCAGCCTGGTGACGATGTTCGCCATCGCCGCCGCCATGTTCTGGCTCGACCCGCTCCTGGCGCTGACGGCATTAAGCGCAGTGCCAGTGGTCGCACTGGCAACCTGGATTTATCGCCGCCTCAGCTCCCCTGCTTATGCGCAGGCGCGGCTGGAAATAGGCAAAGTCAACAGCACCCTGCAGGAGAAAGTCTCCGGCTTGCGCGTTGTGCAATCGCATGGCCAGCAGGAACAGGAAGCCGCCCGGTTGCGCGCCTTATCAGATCGGTTCCGTGCGACCCGCGTACGTGCGCAAAAATACCTTGCCGTCTATTTCCCGTTCCTGACCTTCTGCACCGAGGCCTCCTATGCCGCCGTTCTTCTGGTGGGGGCATCGCGGGTCGCCGAAGGCGAAATGACCGCCGGGGTGCTGGCGGCTTTCTTCCTGCTGCTGGGGCAATTCTATGGGCCAGTGCAGCAGTTATCAGGAATTGTCGACGCCTGGCAGCAGGCGACGGCCAGCGGTAAACATATCAATGAACTGCTGGCGACCGAAGGCACAGAGAACATCGAGCCCTCTTCCGCACCGCCCGCCACCGGCGCACTGCATCTTGATGAGGTCACATTCAGTTATCCCGACAGTCCTGAACCCGCGCTGAACAAACTTACCCTGACAATCCCTGAGGGAAGGGTCGTCGCGGTCGTTGGTCGCAGCGGTGCGGGTAAGTCAACGCTGATTAAGCTGATCGCAGGATTGTATTCCCCCACCCACGGCAGGATCAGCATTGGCGATCGGATGATTGATGATGCCTCGCTTGCCGATTACCGTCGTCAGATTGGGCTGGTCGATCAGGATGTGGCGTTGTTTAGTGGTGATATTGCGGAAAACATTCGTTACTCACGGCCATCCAGCACCAATGACGACGTTGAGATTGCCTCTCAGCGGGCAGGGCTGTATGAGACGGTGCGCAATCTGCCGCAGGGATTCCGGACACCGGTGAATAACGGCGGTGCCGATCTGTCCGCAGGTCAGCGCCAGCTGATTGCGCTGGCCCGCGCACAACTGGCGAATGCTCACATCCTGTTGCTCGATGAAGCCACGTCACGCCTGGATCGCACATCCGAAGAGCGATTGATGTCATCCTTAACAGACGTCGCGCACGCCGGGAAGCACCTGGCGCTGATTGTGGCGCACCGTCTGACCACCGCGCAGCGCTGCGATCTGATTGCCGTTATCGATAAGGGGCAGCTTGCGGAATACGGCACCCACGAACAGCTGTTAGCGGCCGGCGGTCTCTATACCCGCTTGTGGCATGACAGCGTCGGCAGCGCTGTTCCCCATCGCCAGCACGCCATCACGGGGGAAATCGTGGAAGAGTGATTGCACGCGCAAGACATTAAAAAACACGCGCTGAAGCGGCTGTTCCCGGAATAGCCGCTTTAGCTATTTATACTGACACCCTTCATATTCAAAGAGAGTGAATGCTGAACATGCAACAACATCCCTCTACTATCGTCAGGCTGCGCAGCCAGCTGGCAGCAGGCCACATTGCTAACCTTTCTGACTTCTGGCGAGACGCTGAGTCGCTGAATGTACCGCTGGTGACGCCAGTCGACGGAGCGAAAGACGAGCGTGATGTGACATTTCTGTGGCGCGCCAGGCACCCTCTGCAGGGCGTTTATCTGCGTCTGAATCGGGTGACGGATAAAGAGCACGTGGCGAAAGGGATGATGACCGCCCTTCCCGCAACGGATATCTGGACTTTGACGCTGCGTTTACCCGCAAGCTACTGCGGCTCCTATTCGCTGGTGGAAATCCCCCCCGGCACCCCGGCCGAGACGATTGCACAGTCCGGAGGCCGCTTTGCTACCCTCGTCGGGCACGCCGATCCGCTAAACAAAACGCCGGGGATCAACGTTCGGGGAAGCACACAGGAGTCGGTGCTGGCACTTGATAAAGCTCCCGCCCAGTCCGAATGGCGCGGCGGGTCACCCAGCGGGCAATTGCTTACCTCGGCGCGCACTATCGCCGGGGAATCGCGCCGGGTTCGGCTCTACCTGCCGGACGTTGATGTTTCGCAGCCCCTCGGCCTGGTGGTGCTGCCCGATGGTGAAACCTGGTTCGATCACCTTGGCGTATGCGCGGCAATTGACGCCGCCATAAACAATGGACGCATCGTGCCCGTGGCTGTACTTGGCATCGACAATATCGATGAACACGAGCGAACTGCGATACTCGGCGGGCGCAGCGAGCTGATAAAGGATATCGCCGGCCAGTTGTTGCCGACGATCCGCGCTGAACACCCACAGCGGCAGTGGGCAGACCGTTCGCGCACCGTGCTGGCCGGACAAAGCCTCGGTGGGGTCAGCGCGCTCATGGCCGCTCGTCACGCACCGGAAACGTTCGGTCTGGCGCTCAGCCACTCCCCTTCGATGTGGTGGACGCCACAGGGTGCCAGCCGGCCAAACGTGTTCAGCGAAACCGATACGTCATGGGTGAGCGAACATCTGCTTTCTGCCCCGCCGCAGGGCGTGCGCATCCGCCTGTGCGTGGGATCGCTGGAAGGTTCTACGGTACCGCACGTTCAGCAGCTCCATCAGCAGTTGCTTACCGCGGGCGTCGACAGCCATTGCGTAATATATACCGGGGGTCACGATTACGCATGGTGGCGCGGCGCACTGATTGACGGGCTTGGTTTACTGCAGGGTTGACTTGACCCGCGAACACATTCAGGCAACTGTACAGGCTTCCTGAATAAAGAAAATGTCACCTGCGGAAAAGGAATAATCATCAGATGTATGCCCGCGAGTATCGCCCAACACGCCCACGCAAGGCGCTTGTCACTCTTTTTTCTGGTCTCACCCTTATCTGGAGTGCGCACGCTTTTGCAAAGCCGGATATGCAGCCACTGGGGCCAAATATCGCCGATAAAGGCTCCGCGTTTTACCATTTCAGCGTCAACTCGTTCGACTCCGCCGATGGCAGCCGCCATTATCGGGTATGGACGGCCGTGCCAAATAAAGCCGCACCGGCGTCAGGCTACCCGATTTTATATATGCTTGACGGCAACGCAGTTATGGACCGCCTGAACGACGACCTGCTCAAACAGCTGGCAGAAAAATCACCGCCGGTGATTGTGGCTGTCGGGTATCAGACCAACCTCCCCTTCGATCTCAACGGCAGGGCCTACGACTATACGCCAGCAGCAGAAAGCGGCAAAACGGATACCCGCAACGGGCGTTTTAGCCGTAAGAGTGGGGGTAGCAACGACTTCCGCCAGTTACTGGAAACGCGTATAGCGCCAAAGGTGGAACAGGGATTGAATATCGATCGGCAGCGCCGCGGCCTGTGGGGGCACTCCTACGGCGGCCTGTTCGTGCTGGATGCCTGGCTGTCCTCCTCTTATTTCCGGACGTACTACAGCGCCAGCCCGTCGTTGGGCAGAGGCCATGATGCGCTGTTGAGCCGCATCACGGCGGTTGAGCCGTCGCAATACTGCGCCAGGCGCCTGATGATAATGGAAGGTTCGGCGACGCCGGGCGATAACCGGGAAACGCATGCTGCCGGGGTGCTGACGAAAATTCATGCCACTCTCGCCACGCTGGATGATAAAGGCGTCACTGCCGCCTTTTGGGATTTCCCGAACCTGGGGCACGGGCCGATGTTCAACGCCTCCTTTCGCGGAGCGCTGTTAGATATCAGTGGTGAAAACGCAGGTAACACAGCAGGCTGTCATGCATTAAGCCGCTAAACACTGCCCGCCTTGACGCGGGCAGTACGCCTCTGGCACTACGATCAGAATGACGCGGTAACACCGGCATAATAAGCCCGACCAGGCTCGTTATAGGTATTCGCCCCTTCGGAAGATCGGTAGATCTGTTTATCGAAGATATTGCTGACACCAACGTTAAGACGCAGATTTTTATTAATATCGTAATTAAAGTTCGTCCCCACCAGCGAATAAGCGCCCAGCTCTTTACCTGACAGACCGCCAGTATCTTCACTGCGAGTTTCCGCATGGGTACGCGGTTTTTGTCTGCCGTATAACGTCCAGTTGACGCTGGCAGAGAACGCCTGGGTGATGGTCCAGTCAAGCGAGTTATTAATGGTGTATTTCGGGATGATCGACAGCGGGTTACCGGTGTCTTTTTGCTCCGAGGTGATCATCCAGGTGGCATTGGTATTCCAGTTCAGACGATCTTTCACCAGCGGGAACGCCATGCTGGCTTCGATACCGTCCACCAGCGCTTTCCCGCCGTTCTGCCACTGGAGAATATATGCGCCGGAAGCGGTTTGCCCGATAACATTATCTCCGGCCACAATCTTATTCTGGTAGTCATTGCGGAAGTAGGTCACGCTGGCGTGGTAATCTTCCCAGGCGAACTCCAGCCCAATTTCTTTATTAATGCTGATTTCCGGATCGAGATCTTTATTACCGATCAGGTAGCAGCCGCCCGATGTAATATCTTTTGGACAACCGTTGCCTTTCGAGTAGAGCAGATAACCTTCACTGGATTGATACAGGTTGGGTGCTTTAAAGGTTCTGGCAATCCCCGCTTTGACTTTGAAGTAATCCCCCAGTTCCTGCGAGAGGTTCAGGCTGGGGCTGAAGTTACCGCCGGACTCGTTGAGATAATCAAAGCGCAGGCCGGGAATGATATTCGTGCCGGGAACCGGCTCAATATTATCTTCAAGATACAGCGCACTGATTTGGGAATGATTTTTACTGCTGCGATCCGCAGCCGAACCAGAAATGCCGCCGATATTACTGTCAGCCCCCGTCAGGCTGGTAGAGGAAGGATCGTCGAGCTCATCGCGGCTCCACTCCGCGCCAACGGTCAGCGTTTGATCGACCAGCGCATTCAACGGAATATTAACCTCGCCGCTGGTTCGCCAGGAGCTCAGGCGATTGGTCGTGAACTTTTCATCCGCTGAAATACGCCCTTCACCACCGCCGGATAATCCTTCGTTCATACGGGTGTTATTGGTTTTCTCATAATAGACACCAAAACGGCTTTGACCCCAGTCCCAGATACCATTGTGCGTAACGCCATAATTCTGCCGGTACAGGCGGTTCGTCTCTTCACCGGATTTCGCCAGGCTTTCAGTGACGGCACTGGAAGAACTGTTTTGCGTATCGCCAGCATAGATATTCCCCTGGCGGCTATATCCGGCTTCGAAATCGATAATTTGCTGCGGATTTAATTTCCACGAGACAACGCCGTTGATATCTTTGTTGCGCACCCCTTCATGCCCGGCCGCGTTTTTCGTACCGGCCAGGGAGTTGATATCCCAGCTGTCGGCATCGGTTTTATTCAGGTTGCCGTACAGACGCATGGTCAGCGCATCGCCAACCAGCGGCCCACTCAGGCTGAAGTTGGCGCGACGCGTAGCGCCTTCGTCGCTGCTTTCCGGCTGGTTGGTGTATAACGACAGCGAACCGTGCCAGTCGTTGGTGGGGCGTTTGGTAATAATGTTCACCACCCCGCCCGCTGCGCCCGAACCGTAGCGTGCCGCCGCAGGGCCGCGGATCACTTCAATACGCTCAACCTGTTCCGGTGGCACCCAGTTGGTGTCGCCGCGGGTATCACGCTCTCCGCGCCAGCTATAACGCACGGCGTTGCGCGACGTCACCGGTACACCATCAATTAAAATTAAGGTGTTCTCCGGCCCCATGCCGCGAATGTCGATCTGGCGGTTATTACCGCGTGTACCCGAGGCGCTGTTGCCGGTCAGATTAACACCGGGCATTTTGCGAATAATATCGGAGAGATCGTTGACCGGAGGGTTCTTTTTAATATCTTCGCTGGTAATAATCGACACGCCCGGCTGCTGTTTGAGTACCTGCTCAGCGGTGGCTTCCACCACCAGGGTCTCGTCGTTATCATCGGAGGATTTTGCCAGTGATACCTGACTGTTCAACCCTGCCAGAAGCGCAGTGAGCGGCCAGAAGATCTTGATAATTCTCATACCCATTCCCTAATACATGCTTAACGTAAAAGTGATCGATCGTTAAGCTCACATCCTTGCCAGATATTTTTAACTGCCATTATTTTTATAATAAGAATGATAATTAATATCATTTGGGAAGGATTAAGGCAATCCTTAATCCACGGATGCGCGCATTAACGAAACGCACGCATTGACCGGAGTGATTCTTCCCGGGTACCGCCCTGTGCGTTCGTAAAGCTGGCATACTGAAACAGCGGAAGAAGAGAACGGCCCACGGGAATGTCGTGTTGTGACATAACGTTAATATGACATTACAGAGGAACGTAGCCCCGGTAAGCGCAAGCGCCACCGGGGAAAGAAAGGTTATTGTTGCGCTAACTGATTGCGACGGTACTCGCCCTGGCGCTCCAGCATCCAGCCAGGATACTCGCGCGGCAGCGCGCTGACCGCATCCAGCTGTTTCAGCTCATCGTCGCTCAGCTGAACGCTGGTTGCGGCAATGTTGTCATCCAACTGATCGACCCGTTTCGCCCCGATAATGACGCTGGTCACCGCCTTCTGGTGCAGCAGCCATGCCAGCGCAATTTGCGCCACCGACACGCCCTTTTCTTCCGCCAGGGTGCGCATCACATCCACGCAGTCGAAAGCGCGATCCTTGTTCACGGGCGGGAAATCAAACTCCAGTCGACGTCCGCCTGATGCGCTCTGTCCGTTGCGGTCATACTTGCCGCTCAGCAGGCCACCCGCCAGCGGGCTCCAGACCATCAGCCCGACGCCTTCGCTCTGCATCATCGGCACCAGCTCACGCTCCAGATCGCGCCCGGCAAGGGTGTAATACGCCTGCAGCGAAGCAAATCGCGACAGCCCCAGACGCTCGGAAATGCCCAGCGCTTTGGCGATCTGCCATGCCGCCCAGTTAGAGACGCCGATATAGCGTACGTGACCGTGCTGAACGAGGTTATCCAGCGCATAAAGCGTCTCTTCGATCGGCGTGGCCGGGTCAAAACCGTGGAGCTGATAAAGATCGATATGATCGAGCTGCAGGCGGCGCAGGCTCTCTTTGGCGCTATTGATGATGTGGTACCGCGAGCTGCCGCGCGAGTTCACCCCCGCCGTTCCCGTTTCACCGAAGACTTTTGTGGCGACCACTACGTTCTCGCGGGGGATCTTCAGGTTCTTCAGCGCCTGGCCGGTGATCTCCTCCGACCGCCCTTCCGAGTAGACATCTGCCGTGTCGATAAAATTGATCCCGGCGTCCAGCGCGCGGCCCACCAGCTGCTCGGCGTCGCTTTGCTGAAGCTGACCAATCTTGCCCCACATGCCGCCTTCCCCGCCAAAGGTCATGGTCCCGAGGCACAGTTCAGAAACAAACAGACCGGTATTGCCTAGTTTTTGATAACGCATAATTCATTCCTCGCTTTTCGTTTGGGTGCTTAACAGTTATACCCGCCGCTCAGCCAGCGCGAATGTGGCGTTCCTGTCCGTTTCTTGCCCAATCCTCTGAATCTTATCCCCGCGGCGCGTCGCCAAAGACCTTGTAATCTGGCAGCTGCACCTGCTGATACGGCTCCCAGCCGCCGCCCAGCGCCTTGTACAGCGCCACCAGGTCGAGCGCGCTTTGCACCTGCGCCTGGGCCCGCTGCTGCTGCGCCTGAGCAAGCTGACGCTGCGCGTCCAGCACGTCGATAAAGCTGGCGATCCCCTGTCGATAGCTGTCGCTCGCCAGGTCGAAGGCGTTTTGCAGCGCATCAATGGTTTTCGCGAGGCCCGCTTCGCGCTGCTGGTCGGTGCGGTAGCTCACCAGCGCGTTTTCAACATCACCCAGCGCGGTCAGCACCGTCTGGCGATAGTCCAGCACCGCTGCGCCCTGCTGCGCGCGCGCCACCTTCACGCTGGAGACCAGCCGACCGCCCTGGAAGATGGGAATGGAAACCTGCGGGCCAAAGCTGTAAAAGTGGCTGCTCCAGTCGGTGAGCCAGTTGGTTTCGCTGTTGCGCAGACCAAACTGCCCGGAAAGGGTAAAGCTCGGGAACAGCTCCGCCACCGAGACGCCGATCTCCGCCGTCGCCGCATGGAGTTGGGCTTCTGCCTGACGCACGTCCGGACGGCGGCGCGCCAGCGTTGACGGAATGCCCGTCTGGACAATATCCGGCAGCGCGGGCATCGGCTGTGCCGACTGCAGCTCTGCGTCCAGCGCGCCCGGCGGTTTGCCGAGCAGAATGGCCAGGCCGTTCATCGCCTGGCGTTCCTGTGCCTGATACTGCGGCAGCTGCGCCTCCAGATTGCCCAGCTGCGCACGGGCATTCTCCACATCCATCTGCGGTGAAAGCCCGCCGCGCTGACGGCTGTCGGTAAGCTCCAGCGTCTGCTGTGCGCTCTCAATCTGGGTATTCAGCGTGGCGATAATGCTCTGCGCGCCGCGCAGCTGTAGCCACGCCCGCGCCACTTCCGCCTCCAGCGACACCAGCGCATCGTTACGCTGCTCAATGGCCACCTTCTGCTGCGCTTCGGCGGCCTCAACCTGACGGCGCACCTTGCCCCACAGGTCGATTTCCCACTGGGCGTCAAAGCTGCCCTGGTAAAGATTGATCGGCTGGGTCAGCGGGCCTAACGCGCCTCGCAGCTGCGGGTCGACATTATCAAGCTGGTCGTACACCCCGTGAGATTTCAGCTCCCCCTCCAGCCCAAGCTGCTGGCGCGTTGCCTGCAGGTTGCCGTTAACCGCCGGATAAAACGCGCCGCCCGCCTGATTAATTTGCTCACGCGCGCCGGCGATGCGCAGCACCGTTTGCTGCAGCGATAAATTTCCGGCGATGGCGCGTTCAACCAGGCTGTCGAGCTGCGGCGAGCCAAAGGTTTTCCACCAGCGCGGGTTGGTCGCGGCTGAAACCGTTTTCGACTTCACCTCGCCGTCGCCCTTGTCATTCCAGTGGCTGGAGGGTGGCGGTGCGGGCTGCTGGTAGTCCGGCCCGACGGCGCAGCCAACCAGCAACATCATTATCATCAGGGGGTGTAAACGTCTGTGTATCATCAGTGTGCTCCTGCACTCCCCTCGCTCTTAACCGGCGAGAGCAACAAACAAAACGGAATCAGTAAAAAGGCCACCGCGCTCAGAATGGTAAAGACGTCGATATAGGCCAGGAAGCGCGACTGTTCGATCATGGTCTGGTACATCCGCCCGGTGGCGATACCCGTCGGGTCGCCCACCTGCGTCGTGAAGTTCTGGATAGCCTGGGCACTTTCGCGGATCGCCAGCTGGAACTGCTCGTTAAACGGCGAGGCGTGATACGCCAGATGCGCGCTGTGGGCCTGAGAGCGCTCGGTAATCGCTGCCGTCGAGAGCGAAATGCCAATCGAGCCTGCGACGTTGCGGAACATGGTAAACAGCGCCGCCGCGTCGGCGTTGAGCTGCCGTGGAATCGAAATAAACGCAATGGTGGTCAGGGGCACAAACAGGAACCCCAGCCCGATCGACTGCGCGCTGCGGAACAGCACCAGCGTTTCGAAATCAATATCCGGCGTCAGCGTGCGCGACCAGAAGAACGACACCGCCAGACAGGTAAAACCGAAGGCGATGATCCAGCGCGTCTGCACCACCGGCATCAGCTTCAGCACCAGCGGTATGGTCAACACAATCAAAATTGCGCCCGGCGAAAGCACCATGCCCGACCAGGTGGCGGTATAGCCCAGATCCTGCTGCGCCAGCTGCGGGATCACCACCGAACTGCCGTAGAGGATCATCGCCATGCCCGCCATCAGCAGGCTCGAGACCGCAAAGTTCTTATCCTTCATGCAGTGCAGGTCAACCACCGGCTTTTTGGCGTACATCAGCCAGTAAATCGCGCCGATAATGCCGATAAGCGTCAGCACCGCAAAGGTGCGGATAAAGTTTGAGTAGAACCAGTCGTCATCCTCACCCCGGTCGAGCATCACCTGCAGGCAGCCCAGCCCGAGGGCGATCAGGCCGATCCCGGTCCAGTCAACGGAAAGCTTCTCTTTGGATTTACTTTCCCACGGCGGATCTTCCAGAAGCTGGTAGATCGCCAGCACCGTAATGATCCCCACGGGAATGTTGATGAAAAATACCCAGCGCCAGGAGTAGTTGTCGGTGATCCAGCCGCCCAGCGTCGGGCCGAGCACCGGCGCGACGATAATGGCGATGGACGAGAGGCCAAAGGCTTTACCCCGATCCTCCGGCTTGAAGTAATCGAGCAACACCGACTGCTGGGTAGGCTGTAGCCCGCCGCCGAAAAAGCCCTGCATGATGCGGAACAGAATGATCTGCCACAGCTCGGTGGCAATGCCGCACAGGAACGAACAGACGGTAAACATCACAATGCAGATCAGAAAGAACTGCTTGCGGCCAAACACCCGGCTCAGGAAGGCGGAAATAGGCAGCACGATGCCGTTGGCGACCAGGTAACTGGTGAGCACCCAGGTGGATTCGTCATAGCTTGACGAGAGCGACCCGGCGACGTGCGGCAGCGCCACGTTGACGATGGTGGTGTCGAGGATCTCCATAAACACCGCCAGCGTGACTACAATCGCCACCGCCCACGGGTTGCTGGCAGGCTTCCAGTTGTCGTGGCTGTGGTCCGTCATTCCACCGTCACCTTCGGTTCAACCGACAGCCCCAGCGGCAGCGGTTTGTTCGGATCCAGACCTTTATCAATGACGATTTTCACCGGCACGCGCTGGACGATTTTCACAAAGTTACCGGTGGCATTTTCCGACGGGAAGGCCGAGAAGCGCGATCCGCTGCCCTGCTGGATGCTGTCGATATGGCCTTCAAGCGCCATATCTGGCCAGG
This region of Enterobacter cancerogenus genomic DNA includes:
- a CDS encoding alpha/beta hydrolase; amino-acid sequence: MYAREYRPTRPRKALVTLFSGLTLIWSAHAFAKPDMQPLGPNIADKGSAFYHFSVNSFDSADGSRHYRVWTAVPNKAAPASGYPILYMLDGNAVMDRLNDDLLKQLAEKSPPVIVAVGYQTNLPFDLNGRAYDYTPAAESGKTDTRNGRFSRKSGGSNDFRQLLETRIAPKVEQGLNIDRQRRGLWGHSYGGLFVLDAWLSSSYFRTYYSASPSLGRGHDALLSRITAVEPSQYCARRLMIMEGSATPGDNRETHAAGVLTKIHATLATLDDKGVTAAFWDFPNLGHGPMFNASFRGALLDISGENAGNTAGCHALSR
- the iroN gene encoding siderophore salmochelin receptor IroN — translated: MRIIKIFWPLTALLAGLNSQVSLAKSSDDNDETLVVEATAEQVLKQQPGVSIITSEDIKKNPPVNDLSDIIRKMPGVNLTGNSASGTRGNNRQIDIRGMGPENTLILIDGVPVTSRNAVRYSWRGERDTRGDTNWVPPEQVERIEVIRGPAAARYGSGAAGGVVNIITKRPTNDWHGSLSLYTNQPESSDEGATRRANFSLSGPLVGDALTMRLYGNLNKTDADSWDINSLAGTKNAAGHEGVRNKDINGVVSWKLNPQQIIDFEAGYSRQGNIYAGDTQNSSSSAVTESLAKSGEETNRLYRQNYGVTHNGIWDWGQSRFGVYYEKTNNTRMNEGLSGGGEGRISADEKFTTNRLSSWRTSGEVNIPLNALVDQTLTVGAEWSRDELDDPSSTSLTGADSNIGGISGSAADRSSKNHSQISALYLEDNIEPVPGTNIIPGLRFDYLNESGGNFSPSLNLSQELGDYFKVKAGIARTFKAPNLYQSSEGYLLYSKGNGCPKDITSGGCYLIGNKDLDPEISINKEIGLEFAWEDYHASVTYFRNDYQNKIVAGDNVIGQTASGAYILQWQNGGKALVDGIEASMAFPLVKDRLNWNTNATWMITSEQKDTGNPLSIIPKYTINNSLDWTITQAFSASVNWTLYGRQKPRTHAETRSEDTGGLSGKELGAYSLVGTNFNYDINKNLRLNVGVSNIFDKQIYRSSEGANTYNEPGRAYYAGVTASF
- the iroC gene encoding salmochelin/enterobactin export ABC transporter IroC, whose translation is MPATHSPTPARSWIVRLARVCWERKKLSIIVVVASVSTILLAALTPLLTRQAVNDALAGNPTRLPWLACGLLLIAFFDFIGNYVRRGYAGELSLWVQHTLRGRAFDSIQKLDGAGQDALRTGQVISRTNSDLQQVHTLLQMCPVPLAVFTYYIAGIAVMLWMSPAMTLIVVCVLACLAITALRARRRVFAQTGLASDRLANLTEHMREVLAQISVVKSCVAELRETRWLDRQSRQMVRVRIGAAISQAMPGATMLALPVLGQIVLLCYGGWSVMHGHIDLGTFVAFASFLAMLTGPTRVLASFLVIAQRTQASVERVFALIDTRSQMEDGTEAVNGQVIGLQLENMSFDYRGGRRILSDVSFSLHAGETVAVVGASGSGKSTLLMLLARFYDPSAGEIWLNTSAGRQNLRDLRLEALRRRVGVVFEDAFLFAGTVAENIAYGHPQATADDIRLAARAAGASDFINALPKGFDTQLTERGTNLSGGQRQRIALARALITAPEVLILDDTTSAVDAGTEAEINTALSRYADEKHMLLVIARRRSTLQLASRIVVLDKGRVVDTGTQAELEARCPAFRALMTGDSDFLAPSHSGPNGLWPTVPAAQDDAAQTGDKGFVARMTRVPEHAVQQVLAGKGRKVTSLLKPVAWMFVIAALLIALDSAAGVGVLILLQRGIDSGVATGDMSTIGLCALFALCLVAVSWCCYSLQTVFAARAAESVQHTVRLRSFGHMLRLGLPWHEKHVDSRLTRMTVDVDSLARFLQNGLASAATSLVTMFAIAAAMFWLDPLLALTALSAVPVVALATWIYRRLSSPAYAQARLEIGKVNSTLQEKVSGLRVVQSHGQQEQEAARLRALSDRFRATRVRAQKYLAVYFPFLTFCTEASYAAVLLVGASRVAEGEMTAGVLAAFFLLLGQFYGPVQQLSGIVDAWQQATASGKHINELLATEGTENIEPSSAPPATGALHLDEVTFSYPDSPEPALNKLTLTIPEGRVVAVVGRSGAGKSTLIKLIAGLYSPTHGRISIGDRMIDDASLADYRRQIGLVDQDVALFSGDIAENIRYSRPSSTNDDVEIASQRAGLYETVRNLPQGFRTPVNNGGADLSAGQRQLIALARAQLANAHILLLDEATSRLDRTSEERLMSSLTDVAHAGKHLALIVAHRLTTAQRCDLIAVIDKGQLAEYGTHEQLLAAGGLYTRLWHDSVGSAVPHRQHAITGEIVEE
- a CDS encoding aldo/keto reductase → MRYQKLGNTGLFVSELCLGTMTFGGEGGMWGKIGQLQQSDAEQLVGRALDAGINFIDTADVYSEGRSEEITGQALKNLKIPRENVVVATKVFGETGTAGVNSRGSSRYHIINSAKESLRRLQLDHIDLYQLHGFDPATPIEETLYALDNLVQHGHVRYIGVSNWAAWQIAKALGISERLGLSRFASLQAYYTLAGRDLERELVPMMQSEGVGLMVWSPLAGGLLSGKYDRNGQSASGGRRLEFDFPPVNKDRAFDCVDVMRTLAEEKGVSVAQIALAWLLHQKAVTSVIIGAKRVDQLDDNIAATSVQLSDDELKQLDAVSALPREYPGWMLERQGEYRRNQLAQQ
- a CDS encoding esterase family protein; amino-acid sequence: MLNMQQHPSTIVRLRSQLAAGHIANLSDFWRDAESLNVPLVTPVDGAKDERDVTFLWRARHPLQGVYLRLNRVTDKEHVAKGMMTALPATDIWTLTLRLPASYCGSYSLVEIPPGTPAETIAQSGGRFATLVGHADPLNKTPGINVRGSTQESVLALDKAPAQSEWRGGSPSGQLLTSARTIAGESRRVRLYLPDVDVSQPLGLVVLPDGETWFDHLGVCAAIDAAINNGRIVPVAVLGIDNIDEHERTAILGGRSELIKDIAGQLLPTIRAEHPQRQWADRSRTVLAGQSLGGVSALMAARHAPETFGLALSHSPSMWWTPQGASRPNVFSETDTSWVSEHLLSAPPQGVRIRLCVGSLEGSTVPHVQQLHQQLLTAGVDSHCVIYTGGHDYAWWRGALIDGLGLLQG